The Brassica napus cultivar Da-Ae chromosome C7, Da-Ae, whole genome shotgun sequence genome has a segment encoding these proteins:
- the LOC111214010 gene encoding probable disease resistance protein At5g66900 isoform X1: protein MNDVVSLGVGSVAGAVVSELLKVVIEEAKMVLTFKSVYMELASTMEDVLPIIEEIEMLPGAGELKKFKDIVDEALVLVRKCSQVKRWNLPSKAKYTRKIEEINKKMLKYCQIQLQLIMFRNQRLIMHQKGWLACEDIPDEVSTLPPDMLSDMPPNVPSDCLPVYTREAIESHLKSIKKKLDYFSVSPPVYVDLCSVPKLDKVLVGLDLPLMEVKKKFLGDDDLVVSAPPGCGKTTLVTQLCHDDEIKEKFEYIFFCDVSRVPTFRTIVQTLLQHSGYEAPTFENDSQAVGGLRKLIEELKEDGPILLVLDDVWLGADSFLQKFQINIQDFKILVTSRFEFPSFGPIYHLKPLGNEDAKSLLIERASSCFFRRISRKHEDLIQKTLKCCYGLPLLIEVIGVQLVRKSIDCLGEVRSWSEEETVLDLQLIRKFVNWATGKVKSWFEEKTILDNPQPNVIECLQPSLNVLKPHLNDCFLDIGSFLTQGKIRVSSIIDIWMELYGKGSESSTVYVKYLNELAFRNLLALDPPRISENEDGIYNGFLDSQHSILRELAICQSKSEEHHERERLNLEIREDTFPDWCLDLMQPISARLLSISTDDLFSSTWAEMECPNVEALVLNLSSSSYALPNFIATMKKLKVVAIINHGLGPAKLTNLSCLSSLPNLKRIIFENVSITLLDVLLSRLGSLEKLSLFMCRVGLEVSYNIQEIAIPEALPSLQEIDINYCYDLDELPDWVCEVVSLKKLSITNCGKLSVLPKAIGNLSNLEVLRLCSCINLYELPETTERLSNLRFLDISDCLALQKLPLEIGKLQKLKKISMRMCSGCELPNSVKNLGKLEVDCDEDTRLLWERLKPEMSILRILMGI from the exons ATGAACGATGTGGttagtttgggggtaggttctGTTGCAGGAGCTGTGGTCTCTGAGCTCCTGAAAGTCGTTATTGAAGAGGCTAAGATGGTGTTGACTTTCAAATCTGTGTATATGGAGCTTGCATCGACGATGGAGGATGTGCTTCCGATAATCGAAGAGATCGAGATGTTGCCAGGTGCTGGAGAACTAAAGAAATTCAAGGATATAGTCGATGAAGCTCTTGTACTGGTTCGGAAGTGTTCACAAGTCAAGCGGTGGAACCTACCCTCAAAAGCTAAATATACAAGAAAAATAGAGGAAATCAACAAGAAGATGCTCAAGTACTGTCAGATTCAACTTCAGCTTATTATGTTTCGAAACCAACGGCTGATTATGCATCAAAAGGGATGGCTTGCTTGCGAGGATATACCTGACGAGGTGTCTACCCTGCCGCCTGACATGCTGTCTGACATGCCGCCTAACGTGCCGTCTGACTGTCTGCCCGTGTATACGAGGGAAGCCATTGAGAGTCATCTCAAAAGCATCAAAAAGAAGCTCGATTATTTTAGTGTTTCTCCGCCTGTTTATGTGGATCTTTGTTCGGTCCCAAAGCTTGATAAGGTTCTCGTTGGCTTGGATTTGCCACTGATGGAGGTAAAGAAGAAGTTCCTTGGTGATGATGATCTCGTGGTCTCTGCTCCACCCGGGTGCGGGAAAACCACTTTGGTTACTCAGCTTTGTCATGATGATGAGATCAAAG AAAAATTCGAGTATATCTTCTTTTGTGATGTGTCAAGGGTTCCTACCTTCAGGACCATCGTACAGACTTTACTCCAGCACAGCGGTTACGAAGCACCAACATTTGAGAACGATTCTCAAGCAGTTGGTGGCTTAAGGAAGCTGATTGAGGAACTTAAAGAAGATGGTCCTATATTGTTGGTGTTGGATGATGTGTGGCTAGGAGCAGATTCCTTTCTTCAGAAGTTTCAGATTAACATACAGGATTTCAAGATTTTGGTGACTTCTCGGTTTGAGTTTCCGAGTTTTGGTCCCATTTATCATTTGAAACCTTTGGGAAATGAAGATGCTAAGTCCCTTCTCATTGAGCGGGCATCTTCATGTTTTTTTCGCAGGATATCACGTAAGCATGAAGATCTTATACAAAAg ACTCTGAAATGTTGCTATGGATTACCACTTTTGATTGAAGTAATCGGTGTTCAGCTTGTAAGAAAATCTATAGATTGTTTAGGAGAAGTGAGAAGCTGGTCTGAAGAGGAAACAGTTCTTGATCTTCAGCTTATAAGAAAATTTGTAAATTGGGCCACAGGCAAAGTGAAAAGCTGGTTTGAAGAGAAAACAATTCTTGATAATCCCCAACCTAATGTGATCGAATGTTTGCAGCCTAGCTTGAATGTCTTGAAACCCCATCTTAACGACTGTTTTTTGGACATTGGCTCATTTCTTACACAAGGAAAGATACGTGTTTCCAGTATAATTGACATATGGATGGAATTATACGGTAAAGGTAGTGAAAGTAGTACCGTGTACGTGAAGTACCTCAATGAACTGGCTTTCCGTAATCTTCTTGCACTTGATCCTCCCAG GATAAGTGAAAACGAAGACGGTATCTACAATGGATTCTTAGATAGTCAACATAGTATTCTGAGGGAGTTGGCTATCTGCCAAAGCAAATCTGAGGAACACCATGAAAGAGAAAGGCTCAACCTGGAGATAAGAGAGGATACATTTCCAGATTGGTGTTTGGATCTAATGCAGCCTATAAGTGCTCGTCTTTTGTCTATCTCTACAG aTGATTTGTTCTCATCGACTTGGGCTGAAATGGAATGCCCCAATGTTGAGGCTTTAGTTCTTAATCTCTCCTCATCAAGCTATGCATTACCAAACTTCATTGCTACTATGAAGAAACTAAAGGTTGTGGCTATCATAAATCACGGTCTTGGTCCTGCAAAACTGACCAACTTGTCGTGTCTCAGCTCATTACCCAACTTAAAACGGATCATATTTGAAAATGTTTCAATCACCTTGCTGGACGTTCTCCTTTCACGACTCGGCAGTCTCGAGAAGCTATCTTTGTTCATGTGCAGAGTCGGCCTTGAGGTTTCCTACAACATACAAGAGATAGCTATCCCTGAAGCTCTACCAAGTTTACAGGAGATTGACATAAATTATTGCTATGACCTTGATGAGTTACCGGATTGGGTCTGTGAAGTTGTTTCATTGAAGAAACTAAGCATCACAAACTGTGGCAAGCTCTCTGTACTTCCAAAGGCTATAGGTAACTTGAGTAATCTTGAAGTGTTGAGGTTGTGTTCTTGTATTAATCTCTATGAGCTGCCTGAAACGACTGAGAGGCTCAGCAATTTACGGTTTCTGGATATTTCTGATTGTTTGGCATTGCAGAAGTTGCCTTTAGAGATTGGCAAGTTGCAGAAGCTGAAAAAAATCTCGATGAGGATGTGTTCGGGATGCGAATTACCGAACTCTGTGAAGAATTTAGGGAAGTTGGAGGTAGATTGTGATGAAGATACGCGACTGTTGTGGGAAAGGTTGAAGCCAGAAATGAGTATTTTGAGAATCCTGATGGGAATATAG
- the LOC111214010 gene encoding probable disease resistance protein At5g66910 isoform X2, producing the protein MNDVVSLGVGSVAGAVVSELLKVVIEEAKMVLTFKSVYMELASTMEDVLPIIEEIEMLPGAGELKKFKDIVDEALVLVRKCSQVKRWNLPSKAKYTRKIEEINKKMLKYCQIQLQLIMFRNQRLIMHQKGWLACEDIPDEVSTLPPDMLSDMPPNVPSDCLPVYTREAIESHLKSIKKKLDYFSVSPPVYVDLCSVPKLDKVLVGLDLPLMEVKKKFLGDDDLVVSAPPGCGKTTLVTQLCHDDEIKEKFEYIFFCDVSRVPTFRTIVQTLLQHSGYEAPTFENDSQAVGGLRKLIEELKEDGPILLVLDDVWLGADSFLQKFQINIQDFKILVTSRFEFPSFGPIYHLKPLGNEDAKSLLIERASSCFFRRISRKHEDLIQKTLKCCYGLPLLIEVIGVQLVRKSIDCLGEVRSWSEEETVLDLQLIRKFVNWATGKVKSWFEEKTILDNPQPNVIECLQPSLNVLKPHLNDCFLDIGSFLTQGKIRVSSIIDIWMELYGKGSESSTVYVKYLNELAFRNLLALDPPRISENEDGIYNGFLDSQHSILRELAICQSKSEEHHERERLNLEIREDTFPDWCLDLMQPISARLLSISTDDLFSSTWAEMECPNVEALVLNLSSSSYALPNFIATMKKLKVVAIINHGLGPAKLTNLSCLSSLPNLKRIIFENVSITLLDVLLSRLGSLEKLSLFMCRVGLEVSYNIQEIAIPEALPSLQEIDINYCYDLDELPDWVCEVVSLKKLSITNCGKLSVLPKAIEVAFRDWQVAEAEKNLDEDVFGMRITELCEEFREVGGRL; encoded by the exons ATGAACGATGTGGttagtttgggggtaggttctGTTGCAGGAGCTGTGGTCTCTGAGCTCCTGAAAGTCGTTATTGAAGAGGCTAAGATGGTGTTGACTTTCAAATCTGTGTATATGGAGCTTGCATCGACGATGGAGGATGTGCTTCCGATAATCGAAGAGATCGAGATGTTGCCAGGTGCTGGAGAACTAAAGAAATTCAAGGATATAGTCGATGAAGCTCTTGTACTGGTTCGGAAGTGTTCACAAGTCAAGCGGTGGAACCTACCCTCAAAAGCTAAATATACAAGAAAAATAGAGGAAATCAACAAGAAGATGCTCAAGTACTGTCAGATTCAACTTCAGCTTATTATGTTTCGAAACCAACGGCTGATTATGCATCAAAAGGGATGGCTTGCTTGCGAGGATATACCTGACGAGGTGTCTACCCTGCCGCCTGACATGCTGTCTGACATGCCGCCTAACGTGCCGTCTGACTGTCTGCCCGTGTATACGAGGGAAGCCATTGAGAGTCATCTCAAAAGCATCAAAAAGAAGCTCGATTATTTTAGTGTTTCTCCGCCTGTTTATGTGGATCTTTGTTCGGTCCCAAAGCTTGATAAGGTTCTCGTTGGCTTGGATTTGCCACTGATGGAGGTAAAGAAGAAGTTCCTTGGTGATGATGATCTCGTGGTCTCTGCTCCACCCGGGTGCGGGAAAACCACTTTGGTTACTCAGCTTTGTCATGATGATGAGATCAAAG AAAAATTCGAGTATATCTTCTTTTGTGATGTGTCAAGGGTTCCTACCTTCAGGACCATCGTACAGACTTTACTCCAGCACAGCGGTTACGAAGCACCAACATTTGAGAACGATTCTCAAGCAGTTGGTGGCTTAAGGAAGCTGATTGAGGAACTTAAAGAAGATGGTCCTATATTGTTGGTGTTGGATGATGTGTGGCTAGGAGCAGATTCCTTTCTTCAGAAGTTTCAGATTAACATACAGGATTTCAAGATTTTGGTGACTTCTCGGTTTGAGTTTCCGAGTTTTGGTCCCATTTATCATTTGAAACCTTTGGGAAATGAAGATGCTAAGTCCCTTCTCATTGAGCGGGCATCTTCATGTTTTTTTCGCAGGATATCACGTAAGCATGAAGATCTTATACAAAAg ACTCTGAAATGTTGCTATGGATTACCACTTTTGATTGAAGTAATCGGTGTTCAGCTTGTAAGAAAATCTATAGATTGTTTAGGAGAAGTGAGAAGCTGGTCTGAAGAGGAAACAGTTCTTGATCTTCAGCTTATAAGAAAATTTGTAAATTGGGCCACAGGCAAAGTGAAAAGCTGGTTTGAAGAGAAAACAATTCTTGATAATCCCCAACCTAATGTGATCGAATGTTTGCAGCCTAGCTTGAATGTCTTGAAACCCCATCTTAACGACTGTTTTTTGGACATTGGCTCATTTCTTACACAAGGAAAGATACGTGTTTCCAGTATAATTGACATATGGATGGAATTATACGGTAAAGGTAGTGAAAGTAGTACCGTGTACGTGAAGTACCTCAATGAACTGGCTTTCCGTAATCTTCTTGCACTTGATCCTCCCAG GATAAGTGAAAACGAAGACGGTATCTACAATGGATTCTTAGATAGTCAACATAGTATTCTGAGGGAGTTGGCTATCTGCCAAAGCAAATCTGAGGAACACCATGAAAGAGAAAGGCTCAACCTGGAGATAAGAGAGGATACATTTCCAGATTGGTGTTTGGATCTAATGCAGCCTATAAGTGCTCGTCTTTTGTCTATCTCTACAG aTGATTTGTTCTCATCGACTTGGGCTGAAATGGAATGCCCCAATGTTGAGGCTTTAGTTCTTAATCTCTCCTCATCAAGCTATGCATTACCAAACTTCATTGCTACTATGAAGAAACTAAAGGTTGTGGCTATCATAAATCACGGTCTTGGTCCTGCAAAACTGACCAACTTGTCGTGTCTCAGCTCATTACCCAACTTAAAACGGATCATATTTGAAAATGTTTCAATCACCTTGCTGGACGTTCTCCTTTCACGACTCGGCAGTCTCGAGAAGCTATCTTTGTTCATGTGCAGAGTCGGCCTTGAGGTTTCCTACAACATACAAGAGATAGCTATCCCTGAAGCTCTACCAAGTTTACAGGAGATTGACATAAATTATTGCTATGACCTTGATGAGTTACCGGATTGGGTCTGTGAAGTTGTTTCATTGAAGAAACTAAGCATCACAAACTGTGGCAAGCTCTCTGTACTTCCAAAGGCTATAG AAGTTGCCTTTAGAGATTGGCAAGTTGCAGAAGCTGAAAAAAATCTCGATGAGGATGTGTTCGGGATGCGAATTACCGAACTCTGTGAAGAATTTAGGGAAGTTGGAGGTAGATTGTGA
- the LOC125589751 gene encoding probable disease resistance protein At5g66900 has protein sequence MSGLVDSITGAVVSELLKVVIEEAKMVLAFKSVSIELASKMNKVLLAFIDIETMQGAEELKDLKDIIDEARVLVRKCSKVNRLNLPSKAKYARKVKDVNKKLFEFCQVQLQIIIYRNQLLMMRKMGIALCSSGYRAELSPKPYDNLPKDKLMAIKSHLESIKKELDVLSVPPPVYMDLCSIPEIDKVLVGLDLPLMEVKKKLLDDDDDDAVAGLVVSAPPGCGKTTLVTQLCHDDEIKEKFEYIFFCDVSRGSTFRTTVQILLQHNGYEAPTFENDSQAVDGLRNLLEELNEEGPILLVLDDVCQGEESFLQKFQINMPNFKILVTSRYEFPAFGPTYHLKPLGYEDAKSLLIKRASLGLYRAAFENEALLQKVLKHCYGFPLLIEVIGVQLVRKFVNRITGRVESWSEEETILDSPQPTVLECLQPSLNVMDPHLKDCFLDMGSFHKDVKIRATSIIDMWMELYGKGSKCTVYVKYLNELAFRNLLKLDPLGREDHEKNKGASMYMGSFVSFNLLERIQTGMDESKYGFYNEFLVTQHSILRDLAICQSKSEGHHERERLNLEIRKDAFPDWCLDLMQPISARLLSISTDDLFSSTWVEMDCPNVEALVFNLSSTSYSLPKFIATMKKLKVVIIINHGLGPAKLTNLSCLSSLPNLKRIRLEKISINLPDILLSPLGSLEKLSLFMCSFSEVSYNIEEITIPEALPSLQEIDINYCYDLEELPDWVSEVVSLKKISITNCGKLSVLPKAIGNLSNLEVLRLCSCINLYELPETTERLGNLRFLDISDCLALKKLPLEFGNLRKLEKILMRMCSGCELPDSVRNLENLEVDCDEETGPLWERLKPEMRNLMIWKGM, from the exons ATGAGCGGTTTGGTTGATTCTATTACAGGAGCTGTAGTTTCTGAGCTCCTGAAAGTCGTGATTGAAGAGGCTAAGATGGTGTTGGCGTTCAAATCTGTGTCTATTGAGCTCGCATCGAAGATGAATAAAGTGCTTTTGGCATTCATTGATATCGAAACGATGCAAGGTGCTGAAGAACTAAAGGATCTCAAGGATATAATCGACGAAGCTCGTGTACTGGTTCGGAAGTGCTCAAAAGTCAACCGGCTGAATCTACCTTCAAAAGCTAAATATGCAAGAAAAGTAAAGGATGTCAACAAGAAGCTGTTCGAGTTCTGTCAGGTTCAATTGCAGATTATTATTTATCGGAACCAACTGCTGATGATGCGTAAAATGGGAATTGCGCTATGCTCATCGGGTTACCGCGCAGAGCTGTCTCCCAAGCCGTATGACAATCTGCCCAAGGATAAGTTGATGGCCATTAAGAGTCATCTCGAAAGCATCAAAAAGGAGCTCGACGTTTTGAGTGTTCCTCCGCCTGTTTATATGGATCTTTGCTCGATCCCAGAGATTGATAAGGTTCTCGTTGGTTTGGATTTGCCATTGATGGAGGTAAAGAAGAAGCtccttgatgatgatgatgatgatgcagtGGCTGGTCTCGTGGTCTCTGCTCCTCCCGGGTGCGGGAAAACCACATTGGTTACTCAGCTTTGTCATGATGATGAGATCAAAG aaaaattcGAGTATATCTTCTTTTGCGACGTGTCAAGGGGTTCTACCTTTAGGACCACAGTGCAGATTTTACTCCAGCACAACGGTTACGAAGCACCCACATTTGAGAACGATTCTCAAGCAGTTGATGGCTTAAGAAATCTGCTTGAGGAACTTAACGAAGAGGGTCCTATATTGTTGGTGCTGGATGATGTGTGCCAAGGAGAAGAGTCCTTTCTTCAGAAATTTCAGATTAACATGCCGAATTTCAAGATTTTGGTGACTTCTCGATATGAGTTTCCTGCTTTTGGTCCCACTTATCATTTGAAACCTTTGGGATATGAAGATGCTAAGTCCCTTCTCATTAAGCGGGCATCTCTGGGTCTTTACAGGGCAGCATTTGAAAATGAAGCTCTTCTACAAAAG GTTTTGAAACATTGCTATGGATTTCCACTCTTGATTGAAGTAATCGGCGTTCAACTTGTAAGAAAATTTGTAAATCGGATCACAGGAAGAGTGGAAAGCTGGTCCGAAGAGGAAACAATTCTTGATAGTCCTCAACCTACTGTGCTAGAATGTCTGCAGCCTAGCTTGAATGTCATGGACCCTCATCTCAAAGACTGTTTCTTAGACATGGGCTCATTTCATAAAGATGTTAAGATACGTGCTACCAGTATAATCGACATGTGGATGGAATTATACGGTAAAGGTAGTAAATGTACCGTGTACGTGAAGTACCTCAATGAACTGGCTTTCCGTAATCTTCTTAAACTTGATCCTCTCGG GAGAGAAGACCACGAAAAGAACAAAGGTGCTAGTATGTACATGGGGTCCTTTGTCTCCTTCAATCTGCTTGAACGTATTCAAACCgg GATGGATGAGTCCAAATACGGTTTCTACAATGAATTCTTAGTCACTCAACATAGTATTCTGAGGGACTTGGCTATCTGCCAAAGCAAATCTGAGGGACACCATGAAAGAGAAAGGCTCAACCTGGAGATAAGAAAGGATGCATTTCCAGATTGGTGTTTGGATCTAATGCAGCCTATAAGTGCTCGTCTTTTGTCTATCTCTACAG ATGATTTGTTCTCATCGACTTGGGTTGAAATGGATTGCCCCAATGTTGAGGCCTTAGTTTTTAATCTCTCCTCGACAAGCTACTCATTACCAAAGTTCATTGCTACAATGAAGAAACTGAAGGTTGTGATTATCATAAATCACGGTCTTGGTCCTGCAAAATTGACCAACTTGTCGTGTCTCAGCTCATTACCCAACCTAAAACGGATCagacttgagaaaatttcaatCAATTTGCCGGACATTCTTCTATCACCACTCGGCAGTCTCGAGAAGCTATCTCTGTTCATGTGCAGTTTCAGTGAAGTTTCCTACAACATAGAAGAGATTACTATCCCTGAAGCTCTACCAAGTTTACAGGAGATTGACATAAATTATTGCTACGATCTTGAGGAGTTACCGGATTGGGTCTCTGAAGTTGTTTCATTGAAGAAAATTAGCATCACAAACTGTGGCAAGCTCTCTGTACTTCCAAAGGCTATAGGTAACTTGAGCAATCTTGAAGTATTGAGGTTGTGTTCTTGTATTAATCTCTATGAGCTGCCTGAAACGACTGAGAGGCTCGGCAATTTACGGTTTCTGGATATTTCTGATTGCTTAGCATTGAAAAAGTTGCCTTTAGAGTTTGGGAACTTACGGAAGTTGGAAAAAATCTTGATGAGGATGTGTTCGGGATGTGAACTACCGGATTCAGTGAGGAATCTAGAGAATTTGGAGGTAGATTGTGATGAAGAGACTGGACCGTTGTGGGAAAGGTTGAAGCCAGAAATGAGGAATTTGATGATCTGGAAGGGGATGTGA
- the LOC125589753 gene encoding cyclin-dependent protein kinase inhibitor SMR6-like encodes METSKKSQVGRGLDTDGSKWVIAEISIRASLKPVKTKLKRHERDTEAEEVEHYSGSEEYCITPTAKEEAKLSEKLICPPAPRKRRPALKCRSNVGIEYFVPPSDLETVFIRRR; translated from the coding sequence ATGGAAACTTCGAAGAAATCACAAGTCGGTAGAGGATTAGACACCGACGGTAGCAAATGGGTCATCGCCGAAATCTCTATACGGGCTTCACTGAAGCCGGTGAAGACCAAACTGAAAAGGCACGAGAGAGACACAGAAGCTGAAGAAGTAGAACATTACAGTGGCAGCGAAGAGTACTGCATCACACCCACGGCGAAAGAAGAAGCGAAGCTCTCTGAGAAACTGATATGTCCGCCGGCGCCAAGAAAACGCCGACCAGCGCTGAAGTGTCGGAGCAATGTCGGTATAGAGTACTTTGTGCCTCCTTCAGATTTGGAGACCGTGTTTATACGACGCCGTTAA